A stretch of Schistocerca americana isolate TAMUIC-IGC-003095 chromosome 3, iqSchAmer2.1, whole genome shotgun sequence DNA encodes these proteins:
- the LOC124606461 gene encoding piggyBac transposable element-derived protein 3-like gives MPTIADCMPRDRFFTLRTTLHVVDTNNIPRESEINRLWKVQPTINVVRSACLRPPRPSENDYSTDEQMVPFTGRCTLSQYFPNKPRPLGINNFVLATTKGLVLDFEFYQGKSTPLPDVGLSLGPSVILRLAQTLPQGSRLYFDRYFIALPLLQQLLDLGLEGTVTIMKNRVKPVHLTEEKRLNRGDMEEFCRDGDKTIIVQWKDSKAVTLASTCTGCEPVSKVERWSKPEKKYILVPYPAVIVKYNLCMGGVDLCDQMMETYRTFLKTKKWILKVLIHLLDLACVNSWLPYKVECEANKVQKKNTLDVLGLRQVLGEALISSSSGQEHESESVEEPPNKMYKPANTTCDEKRLDGYHHWPTVDDLP, from the coding sequence ATGCCAACTATTGCAGATTGTATGCCTAGAGACAGGTTCTTCACTCTCAGAACAACACTGCATGTTGTGGACACTAACAACATTCCACGTGAATCAGAAATTAATAGATTGTGGAAAGTACAACCTACAATTAATGTTGTACGCAGTGCTTGTTTGAGACCTCCACGCCCCTCTGAAAATGATTATTCTACTGATGAGCAAATGGTACCATTTACTGGACGCTGCACATTGTCTCAGTATTTTCCAAACAAACCGCGCCCTTTGGGAATTAATAACTTTGTTTTGGCAACAACGAAAGGTTTAGTACTTGATTTTGAATTTTATCAAGGTAAATCAACACCTCTGCCAGATGTTGGCCTCAGTCTTGGGCCATCTGTAATACTTCGCCTTGCTCAAACATTACCTCAAGGTTCAAGActatattttgacagatattttatagctttgccattattgcaacagttacttgaCCTAGGGCTGGAAGGAACAGtaaccataatgaaaaacagagtAAAACCAGTTcacctgacagaagaaaaaagactgAATAGAGGAGATATGGAAGAATTCTGCAGGGACGGTGATAAAACAATCATTGTCCAGTGGAAAGATTCAAAAGCTGTGACCCTTGCCTCTACTTGTACAGGATGTGAACCTGTAAGCAAAGTTGAGAGAtggagtaaaccagaaaagaagtaCATCTTAGTGCCATATCCTGCAGTTATAGTGAAGTACAACCTCTGTATGGGAGGAGTGGACCTCTGCGACCAAATGATGGAGACCTACAGGACTTTCTTGAAGACAAAAAAGTGGATTTTAAAAGTTttgattcatttacttgatttggcTTGCGTCAATTCCTGGTTACCATACAAAGTTGAATGCGAAGCCAataaagtacaaaagaaaaacacTTTAGATGTTCTTGGATTACGACAAGTGCTTGGGGAAgcgctaatttcttcttcttcaggacAGGAACATGAAAGTGAATCCGTTGAAGAGCcaccaaataaaatgtacaaaccagCAAACACAACATGTGATGAGAAGCGGCTAGACGGATATCATCACTGGCCAACTGTTGATGAtttgccttaa